The Sphingobium sp. BYY-5 genome includes a window with the following:
- the xdhB gene encoding xanthine dehydrogenase molybdopterin binding subunit, with amino-acid sequence MAERDPAWDVLSKPSHPHDSAHLHVTGAARYADDGPEPADMLHLAFGQSAHAHARILAMDLSAVRAAEGVVHVFTAADITGANDVSPVAGDDRLLADGEVLCVGQAVFLVAATSQRAARKAARLGRIDYEPLPASLTIEAARAAGSLIEPTQRMARGDANAALATAPHCLAGGFDMGGQDHFYLEGQVAVATPGEDGQIHILSSTQHPSEVQHLVAHMLHRSSADVTVEVRRMGGAFGGKETQAALFAAAAALVADRTGRPTKFRCDRDDDMVMTGKRHAFRIGYDVGFDDEGHVLALRLRLASRCGATVDLSPAINDRAMFHADNCYWLPDVEIVSERLKTNTVSDTAFRGFGGPQGMLAIERIMDEVAAHLGHDPLEVRRINLYGPGRDVTPYGMTITDNIAPQIIARLRTDARYEARSAAIAAFNTASPVIKKGIALTPVKFGISFTTTHLNQAGALVLVYADGSIQINHGGTEMGQGLYIKVAQVVADVFAVPIDRVRITATRTDKVPNTSATAASSGADLNGMAAYNAAMTIRDRLTGFLARTFGCSDSDVHFTPEGILAGAELLSFAQLCRKAHVGRISLAATGYYATPGIAYDRAAHQGRPFYYFAYGAAVSEVAIDTLTGEHKVLAVDILHDVGRSLNPVIDIGQIEGGFIQGQGWLTTEELIFDDRGRLLTHSPATYKIPTASDRPSHMTITLWDGQNVEPTINRSKAVGEPPFMLAISVFSALTRAVAAVAPDVRALPRLDAPATPERILRAVTEHRAR; translated from the coding sequence ATGGCTGAGCGCGATCCCGCATGGGACGTGCTGTCCAAGCCGTCGCACCCGCACGACAGCGCCCATCTGCATGTCACCGGCGCCGCCCGCTACGCTGACGACGGGCCGGAACCGGCGGACATGCTGCATCTCGCCTTCGGCCAGAGCGCCCATGCCCATGCTCGCATCCTGGCCATGGACCTGTCCGCCGTCCGCGCCGCCGAGGGTGTAGTGCATGTCTTCACCGCCGCCGACATAACCGGCGCCAATGACGTCAGCCCGGTCGCAGGCGACGACCGGCTGCTGGCCGACGGCGAAGTCCTGTGCGTCGGGCAGGCGGTCTTTCTGGTCGCCGCCACCAGTCAGCGCGCTGCGCGCAAGGCCGCGCGCCTTGGCCGCATCGACTATGAGCCGCTGCCCGCCAGCCTGACGATCGAGGCGGCGCGGGCGGCGGGATCGCTGATCGAACCGACCCAGCGCATGGCGCGCGGTGACGCCAATGCCGCGCTGGCGACGGCGCCCCATTGCCTGGCCGGCGGCTTCGACATGGGCGGGCAGGATCATTTCTACCTGGAGGGGCAGGTCGCGGTCGCCACCCCCGGCGAGGACGGCCAGATCCATATCCTGAGTTCCACCCAGCATCCCAGCGAGGTCCAGCATCTGGTCGCCCACATGCTCCACCGCAGCTCCGCCGACGTGACGGTGGAGGTGCGGCGCATGGGTGGTGCTTTCGGGGGCAAGGAGACGCAGGCCGCGCTATTCGCGGCGGCGGCGGCGCTGGTGGCGGACAGGACCGGCCGCCCGACCAAGTTCCGCTGCGACCGCGACGACGACATGGTGATGACCGGGAAGCGCCATGCCTTCCGCATCGGCTATGACGTTGGCTTCGATGATGAAGGCCACGTGCTGGCGCTGCGCTTGCGCCTCGCCTCACGCTGCGGCGCCACGGTCGATCTGTCCCCGGCGATCAACGACCGGGCGATGTTCCATGCCGACAATTGCTACTGGCTGCCCGATGTCGAGATCGTCTCGGAACGGCTCAAGACCAACACCGTGTCCGACACCGCCTTTCGAGGCTTTGGCGGGCCGCAGGGGATGCTGGCGATCGAGCGGATCATGGATGAAGTTGCCGCGCATCTGGGGCATGATCCGCTGGAGGTCCGGCGCATCAATCTCTACGGCCCAGGCCGCGACGTGACGCCCTATGGCATGACGATAACCGACAATATCGCACCGCAGATCATCGCCCGGCTGCGCACAGACGCCCGCTATGAGGCCCGCAGCGCCGCGATCGCCGCCTTCAACACGGCCAGTCCGGTCATCAAGAAGGGGATCGCCCTCACCCCGGTCAAGTTCGGGATCAGCTTCACCACCACCCATCTCAACCAAGCGGGCGCGCTGGTACTGGTCTATGCCGACGGCTCGATCCAGATCAACCATGGCGGCACGGAGATGGGCCAGGGCCTCTATATCAAGGTCGCGCAAGTGGTCGCCGACGTCTTCGCCGTGCCAATCGATCGGGTGCGGATCACCGCGACCCGCACCGACAAGGTGCCCAACACGTCGGCCACCGCCGCCTCCTCGGGTGCGGACCTCAACGGCATGGCTGCCTACAACGCGGCGATGACGATACGCGATCGCCTGACCGGCTTCCTCGCCCGGACCTTCGGCTGCAGCGACAGCGACGTGCATTTCACGCCCGAAGGTATCCTCGCCGGGGCCGAGCTCCTGTCCTTCGCCCAGCTCTGCCGCAAAGCGCATGTCGGCCGCATCTCGCTCGCCGCCACCGGCTATTATGCCACACCGGGCATCGCCTATGACCGGGCCGCGCATCAGGGCCGCCCCTTCTATTATTTCGCCTATGGCGCGGCGGTGTCGGAAGTGGCGATCGACACGCTGACCGGCGAGCATAAGGTGCTGGCCGTTGATATCCTCCACGATGTCGGTCGCTCGCTCAATCCGGTGATAGACATCGGCCAGATTGAGGGCGGCTTCATCCAGGGACAGGGGTGGCTGACCACGGAGGAGCTGATCTTCGACGATCGGGGCCGCCTCCTCACCCATTCGCCTGCGACCTACAAGATCCCGACCGCGTCGGATCGGCCGTCCCATATGACGATCACCTTGTGGGACGGCCAGAATGTGGAACCCACCATCAACCGATCCAAGGCCGTCGGCGAACCGCCCTTCATGCTCGCCATCTCGGTCTTCTCGGCCCTGACCCGCGCCGTGGCGGCGGTGGCGCCCGATGTCCGCGCGCTCCCTCGCCTTGATGCGCCCGCCACGCCCGAACGCATCCTGCGCGCGGTGACGGAGCATCGTGCCCGATGA
- the xdhA gene encoding xanthine dehydrogenase small subunit codes for MAIRPTGAVEMSVRFLLDGETVEIADVDPTATLLDHLRYAMGRTGTKEGCAEGDCGACTVLLGDLDGDAIAWRAVNACILFLPMLDGRALLTVESLAPGGALNPLQACMAGNGSSQCGFCTPGFVMSLYGRSVGASGHDLPVADILAGNLCRCTGYGPILAAADATGPLQRDDSRTVIALKALADARTVSGQHGDRRWFAPRSCAALADLLTDHPDACMVAGATDVGLWVTKGLRTIDTLIFLGDIAELQGIEESPAGVRLGAGVRYADAHAALARLHPDLGELTRRIGGLQVRNAGTIGGNIANGSPIGDGPPAFIALDAELTLRSRDGRRTMKLEEYFLDYGKQDRRPWEFVESLWIPRPGPDAVIHIAKLSRRFDSDISAVCGAFHLTVRDGNVSAARIAFGGMAATPRRARLCEAALVGQPFTLATMEQAASALRTDYAPLSDVRGTATYRLDAAANLLLRLWHKAQGQTVSVLDLDAVHG; via the coding sequence ATGGCTATTCGACCTACCGGGGCAGTTGAGATGAGCGTGCGCTTCCTCCTCGACGGTGAAACGGTCGAGATCGCCGACGTTGATCCCACCGCCACCCTGCTCGACCATCTGCGCTACGCCATGGGTCGCACCGGCACCAAGGAAGGCTGCGCCGAGGGTGACTGCGGCGCCTGCACCGTGCTGCTGGGCGATCTGGACGGCGACGCGATCGCATGGCGCGCGGTCAATGCCTGCATCCTCTTCCTGCCGATGCTGGACGGCAGGGCGCTGCTGACGGTGGAAAGCCTGGCGCCCGGCGGCGCGCTCAATCCGCTCCAGGCCTGCATGGCCGGCAATGGCAGTTCGCAATGCGGCTTCTGCACGCCCGGTTTCGTCATGTCGCTCTATGGCCGCAGTGTCGGCGCCAGCGGCCACGACCTGCCGGTCGCCGATATATTGGCGGGCAATCTCTGCCGTTGCACCGGTTACGGCCCGATCCTTGCGGCGGCGGACGCGACCGGGCCGCTGCAGCGGGATGACAGCAGGACCGTCATAGCGCTGAAAGCGCTCGCGGACGCCCGCACCGTGTCCGGCCAGCATGGCGATCGCCGCTGGTTTGCACCGCGCAGTTGCGCCGCGCTGGCCGACCTCCTCACCGACCATCCAGATGCATGCATGGTCGCCGGCGCCACCGATGTCGGGCTGTGGGTGACGAAGGGGCTGCGCACCATCGACACGCTGATCTTCCTGGGCGACATCGCCGAATTGCAGGGGATAGAAGAAAGCCCGGCCGGCGTCCGACTGGGGGCTGGCGTGCGCTATGCCGATGCCCATGCGGCCTTGGCGCGCCTCCATCCCGATCTTGGCGAACTGACCCGGCGGATCGGCGGATTGCAGGTCCGCAACGCCGGGACGATCGGCGGCAATATCGCCAACGGATCGCCGATCGGCGACGGGCCGCCTGCGTTCATCGCCTTGGACGCCGAACTGACATTGCGCAGCCGGGACGGTCGGCGGACGATGAAGCTGGAGGAGTATTTCCTCGACTATGGCAAGCAGGACCGTCGCCCCTGGGAATTTGTCGAAAGCCTCTGGATTCCCCGGCCCGGTCCCGATGCCGTCATCCATATCGCCAAATTGTCGCGCCGTTTCGACAGTGACATCTCGGCGGTCTGCGGCGCCTTTCATCTGACTGTGCGTGATGGGAACGTCAGCGCCGCGCGCATCGCCTTCGGCGGCATGGCGGCCACGCCGCGCCGCGCGCGCCTGTGCGAAGCCGCGCTGGTCGGACAGCCCTTCACGCTGGCCACCATGGAACAGGCCGCCAGCGCCCTGCGCACGGACTACGCCCCGCTCAGCGACGTACGCGGCACCGCCACCTACCGGCTCGACGCCGCCGCAAACCTGCTGCTGCGCCTGTGGCACAAAGCCCAGGGGCAGACCGTATCGGTGCTCGACCTGGACGCCGTCCATGGCTGA
- the uraH gene encoding hydroxyisourate hydrolase: MASLSTHVLDTSHGSPAAAVALRLIDDDGTILFVTVTDADGRCPGLPPVEPGRYRLEFAVAAYFRAQGVDLPDPPFLDIVVLDFGIADADAHYHVPLLVSPYGYSTYRGS; the protein is encoded by the coding sequence ATGGCCAGTCTTTCCACCCATGTCCTCGACACCAGCCATGGCAGCCCCGCCGCAGCCGTCGCGCTGCGCCTGATCGACGACGACGGGACCATATTGTTCGTCACCGTCACCGATGCGGACGGCCGATGCCCCGGCCTGCCCCCGGTAGAACCCGGCCGCTATAGGCTGGAATTTGCCGTCGCGGCCTATTTTCGCGCGCAGGGCGTCGACCTGCCCGACCCGCCTTTCCTCGACATCGTCGTCCTCGACTTCGGCATTGCCGACGCGGATGCCCATTATCATGTGCCGTTGCTCGTCTCGCCCTATGGCTATTCGACCTACCGGGGCAGTTGA
- a CDS encoding FAD/NAD(P)-binding protein, whose amino-acid sequence MSATIGLPALEADLARQLVLIGHGGTDWTRPRAHPQGHVHDVVIVGGGQSGLAAAFGLLRERVSNILVIDENTQGYEGPWETYARMITLRTPKDLTPIDFGIPALTYRSWWEAQHGAAGWEAVDKIARGDWMDYLRWYRRVLALPVRNDTRLTLIEPLGDGIHRLHLDSQPPLLTRKVVLATGIHGGGEWHTPAMIRDALSPALYAHTSAPIDYAALAGRRIGILGGGASAFDNANAALALGVEAAHVFIRRPILPRINPIRFMERVGFTGRYPALDDADKYAVMASFLGHNQPPTNDTFDRAAAWPGFALHLGAPWLAVEQTENRVRVTTPQGRHDFDFVILSTGLVSDPGLRPELALVADGIARWADRFAPPPGSANALIDAHPYLGPGFELLPRTSSAAAALHGLFAFNYSALISLGLSASALSGLRTALPRLVKGITDQLFLDDRTALVADLIAYDEAEFVGEWPKSTEEAA is encoded by the coding sequence ATGAGCGCGACCATCGGCCTGCCCGCGCTGGAAGCGGACCTCGCAAGGCAGCTCGTCCTGATCGGACATGGCGGCACCGACTGGACCCGGCCGCGCGCGCATCCGCAGGGCCATGTCCATGACGTCGTGATCGTCGGCGGTGGGCAGAGCGGGCTTGCCGCCGCCTTCGGCCTGCTGCGCGAACGGGTATCCAACATCCTCGTCATCGACGAAAATACCCAAGGCTATGAAGGCCCCTGGGAAACCTATGCGCGGATGATTACCCTGCGCACGCCCAAGGATCTCACCCCGATCGATTTCGGTATCCCCGCCCTCACCTATCGCTCCTGGTGGGAAGCGCAGCATGGCGCGGCGGGCTGGGAGGCGGTCGACAAGATCGCGCGCGGCGACTGGATGGATTATCTGCGCTGGTATCGCCGCGTGCTGGCGCTACCGGTGCGCAACGACACCCGACTGACGCTGATCGAGCCGCTGGGGGATGGCATCCATCGCCTGCATCTCGACAGCCAGCCACCGCTGCTGACGCGCAAGGTCGTGCTGGCGACCGGCATCCATGGTGGCGGCGAATGGCATACGCCCGCGATGATCCGCGATGCGCTGTCCCCTGCCCTCTACGCCCATACCAGCGCGCCGATCGACTATGCCGCGCTGGCGGGCAGGCGGATCGGCATATTGGGCGGCGGGGCATCGGCCTTCGACAATGCCAATGCAGCACTGGCGCTGGGCGTCGAGGCGGCCCATGTCTTCATCCGCCGACCCATCCTGCCGCGGATCAACCCGATCCGCTTCATGGAGCGGGTCGGTTTCACCGGCCGCTATCCCGCGCTGGACGATGCCGACAAATATGCGGTCATGGCGTCCTTCCTGGGGCACAATCAGCCGCCGACCAACGATACGTTCGACCGCGCCGCCGCATGGCCAGGCTTTGCCCTGCATCTGGGCGCGCCCTGGCTGGCGGTCGAGCAGACGGAGAATCGGGTCCGGGTGACGACGCCACAGGGCCGTCATGATTTCGACTTCGTTATCCTGTCCACCGGCCTCGTCAGCGATCCCGGCCTGCGCCCGGAACTTGCCCTCGTCGCCGACGGCATCGCCCGCTGGGCCGATCGCTTCGCGCCGCCGCCGGGCAGCGCCAACGCGCTGATCGACGCGCATCCCTATCTCGGACCGGGCTTCGAGCTGCTGCCCCGCACGAGCAGCGCCGCCGCCGCGCTGCACGGCCTGTTCGCCTTCAACTATTCCGCGCTCATCAGCCTGGGCCTGTCCGCCTCCGCCCTGTCGGGCCTGCGGACCGCGCTGCCGCGATTGGTGAAGGGCATCACCGACCAGCTTTTCCTGGATGATCGGACCGCACTGGTCGCCGACCTGATCGCCTATGACGAGGCGGAGTTTGTCGGCGAATGGCCAAAATCCACAGAGGAGGCGGCATGA
- the uraD gene encoding 2-oxo-4-hydroxy-4-carboxy-5-ureidoimidazoline decarboxylase → MNRPKYALFEHSPWVEARADARPSSGDRHADLMAVVHDATPEEQLALIRAHPELAGKATIDRTLTEASAAEQASAGLDRLTPDEYARFHALNAAYRARFDFPFIICVRLTDKAGILAAMESRLDHGRDEEIATALAQIGEIVRLRLKDVA, encoded by the coding sequence TTGAATCGCCCCAAATATGCGCTGTTCGAACATAGCCCTTGGGTGGAGGCGCGCGCCGACGCACGGCCATCATCGGGCGACCGCCATGCCGATCTGATGGCGGTTGTCCATGATGCGACGCCGGAGGAGCAACTGGCGCTCATCCGCGCCCACCCAGAACTGGCGGGCAAGGCGACGATCGACCGGACGCTGACCGAGGCGTCTGCCGCCGAGCAGGCCTCCGCCGGGCTGGATCGCCTGACCCCGGACGAATATGCGCGCTTCCACGCGCTCAACGCCGCCTATCGCGCGCGCTTCGACTTTCCCTTCATCATCTGCGTGCGGCTGACCGACAAGGCGGGTATATTGGCGGCCATGGAAAGCCGTCTCGACCATGGTCGCGACGAAGAGATCGCAACCGCGCTCGCCCAGATCGGCGAGATCGTCCGCCTGCGCCTGAAGGACGTCGCATGA
- the hpxZ gene encoding oxalurate catabolism protein HpxZ → MTIDDPILLAEVTAAFAEYERALMADDVPAMDALFHDAPTTNRYGVGEVLYGIEAIREFRKGRGGSPQRKLGKVAITVYGDSFATADAEFFRENSDRRGRQTQSWVKFPDGWKVVSAHVSLEGNTH, encoded by the coding sequence ATGACAATTGACGATCCGATCCTGCTCGCCGAAGTCACCGCCGCCTTCGCCGAATATGAGCGCGCGCTGATGGCGGACGACGTGCCCGCGATGGACGCGCTGTTCCATGACGCGCCGACCACCAACCGCTATGGCGTGGGCGAAGTCCTCTATGGCATCGAGGCAATCCGCGAATTTCGCAAAGGACGCGGCGGATCGCCCCAGCGCAAGCTGGGGAAGGTCGCCATCACCGTCTACGGAGATTCATTCGCCACCGCCGACGCTGAATTCTTCCGCGAGAATAGCGACCGCCGCGGCCGCCAGACCCAGAGCTGGGTCAAGTTTCCTGATGGCTGGAAGGTCGTCTCCGCCCATGTCAGCCTGGAGGGGAACACGCATTGA
- the puuE gene encoding allantoinase PuuE has translation MILPRDLIGYGPTPPDPRWPDGARITVQFVVNYEEGAENSVLNGDKGSEAFLSEMVGATSHPARAMAMESLYEYGSRAGFWRLHRLFTQRGLPVTIFGVANALAMNPAAVEAMLAADWEIASHGLQWIDYQYVSEDVERAHIAQAIDLHERLTGSRPLGWYQGRTSPNTARLIREEGGFIYDADSYADDLPYYAQGQLIVPYTLDANDMKFVALNGFTEGEQFFRYLRDTFDQLRAEGGRMMSVGLHGRIAGRPGRAAALARFLDHVIDSGDAWVARRIDIARHWMEVHPA, from the coding sequence ATGATCCTCCCCCGCGACCTCATCGGCTATGGCCCGACCCCGCCCGACCCGCGCTGGCCCGATGGCGCGCGCATCACCGTCCAGTTCGTCGTCAATTATGAGGAAGGCGCGGAAAACAGCGTCCTCAACGGCGACAAGGGGTCGGAGGCCTTTCTGTCGGAAATGGTCGGCGCCACCAGCCATCCTGCCCGCGCGATGGCGATGGAGAGTCTCTACGAATATGGCAGCCGCGCCGGCTTCTGGCGGCTGCATCGGCTGTTCACGCAGCGCGGCCTGCCGGTGACGATATTCGGCGTCGCAAACGCGCTGGCGATGAACCCGGCCGCAGTCGAAGCCATGCTGGCGGCGGACTGGGAAATCGCCAGCCATGGCCTCCAATGGATCGACTATCAATATGTGTCCGAAGATGTGGAGCGCGCGCATATCGCACAGGCCATCGACCTGCATGAGCGACTGACCGGCAGCCGGCCATTGGGCTGGTATCAGGGCCGCACGTCACCCAACACCGCGCGACTGATCCGCGAGGAGGGCGGCTTTATCTATGACGCCGACAGCTATGCCGACGACCTGCCTTATTATGCGCAGGGCCAGCTGATCGTCCCCTATACGCTCGACGCCAACGACATGAAGTTCGTGGCGCTCAATGGCTTTACCGAGGGCGAGCAGTTCTTCCGCTATCTGCGCGACACGTTCGACCAGCTTCGCGCCGAGGGTGGCCGGATGATGTCGGTCGGCCTGCACGGCCGCATCGCCGGGCGGCCCGGCCGTGCCGCCGCGCTCGCCCGCTTCCTCGATCATGTGATCGACAGCGGCGACGCCTGGGTCGCCCGCCGCATCGACATTGCCCGCCACTGGATGGAGGTCCACCCCGCATGA